From Skermanella sp. TT6, a single genomic window includes:
- a CDS encoding inositol monophosphatase family protein → MKPQKCNHPDAALLAGALEAAVAVAKEAGDRLRHEFHRPDGPRGRGGHAPIDHEVEVLLKDRLLARFPCDWLGEETGRHAANPELCWVVDPHDGTAAFLERQRGSSVSIALLRDGVPVLGVVHAFGYPDDAGDLIAWAEGCGPVRRNGVPVTADLHGRRLAATEVVAVSHAAADRPVANALAVAPARFLAIPSIAYRLALAAVGENIAAVSINNPAAWDLAAGHALLRGNGGVLLDGRGEPVLYNVKRPCGVRACFGGSREAAAELAGRHWDAVFTEFRSEARPGNPYRRVADPLLLNRAQGCLLGQVAGDALGALAEFRSAAEIARLHPEGLRDLADGGPWNIVAGQPTDDSELALALARSLVGEGGFKAERVLGAYVRWYCSPPFDIGGTTAAALGAAARGVAGERVAAARRAARVESQANGSLMRVSPIGVFMAGDPARAAMLAAEDSTLTHPHPVCVAACSAYAAAISVGVAGGSRGQMLAAARDHAGQGAGADAVRERLRQGEIARPLDYQHHQGWVLTALQNAVYQLAAGRGVEEAVIDTVMRGGDTDTNGAIAGALVGTAEGRDGIPARWRRLVLTCRPLRDTGARQPRPMEYWPDDLLDLAEALLTAAADSRR, encoded by the coding sequence ATGAAACCGCAGAAATGCAACCATCCGGACGCCGCCCTGCTGGCTGGCGCGTTGGAGGCCGCCGTCGCGGTCGCGAAGGAGGCCGGCGATCGGCTGCGCCATGAGTTCCACCGCCCTGATGGCCCGCGCGGCCGGGGCGGGCACGCGCCGATCGACCACGAGGTGGAGGTTCTCCTGAAGGACCGGCTGCTGGCCCGCTTCCCCTGTGATTGGTTGGGCGAAGAAACCGGCCGACATGCGGCGAATCCCGAACTCTGCTGGGTGGTCGATCCGCACGATGGGACCGCCGCCTTCCTGGAAAGACAGCGCGGTTCGAGTGTGTCCATCGCCCTGCTGCGCGATGGTGTCCCGGTGCTCGGTGTGGTCCATGCCTTCGGTTATCCTGACGATGCTGGCGATTTGATCGCCTGGGCTGAAGGCTGCGGCCCCGTCCGGCGCAACGGCGTTCCGGTGACCGCCGATCTGCACGGGCGCCGGCTCGCAGCCACCGAGGTGGTCGCCGTGTCCCACGCCGCCGCGGACCGGCCGGTGGCGAACGCGCTCGCCGTTGCGCCGGCCCGTTTCCTGGCTATCCCCAGCATCGCCTACCGGCTGGCGCTCGCGGCTGTCGGCGAGAATATAGCGGCGGTTTCGATCAACAACCCGGCGGCCTGGGACCTCGCGGCGGGACACGCGCTCCTGCGGGGCAACGGGGGCGTTCTGCTCGACGGTCGGGGCGAGCCGGTCCTGTACAATGTCAAACGGCCCTGCGGTGTCCGCGCCTGCTTCGGCGGATCGCGGGAGGCTGCAGCCGAACTGGCCGGCCGCCATTGGGATGCGGTCTTCACGGAGTTTCGCTCTGAAGCCCGGCCCGGCAATCCGTACCGGCGGGTGGCCGACCCGCTGCTCCTCAACCGCGCGCAGGGTTGCCTGCTGGGTCAGGTGGCGGGGGACGCGCTGGGCGCGCTCGCCGAGTTCCGTTCCGCCGCCGAGATCGCCCGTCTCCATCCCGAGGGTCTGCGGGACCTTGCCGACGGCGGTCCCTGGAACATCGTCGCCGGCCAGCCGACCGACGACTCCGAACTGGCCCTGGCGCTTGCGCGCAGCCTGGTGGGGGAAGGTGGCTTCAAGGCCGAGCGGGTTCTGGGTGCCTACGTTCGGTGGTATTGCTCACCACCCTTCGACATCGGCGGCACCACCGCGGCCGCCCTCGGCGCGGCGGCGCGTGGAGTCGCGGGCGAGCGTGTCGCGGCGGCGCGACGTGCGGCGCGGGTGGAGAGCCAGGCGAACGGCTCGCTGATGCGCGTGAGCCCGATCGGCGTGTTCATGGCCGGCGATCCCGCGCGTGCCGCCATGCTGGCGGCGGAGGACAGCACCCTCACCCATCCGCACCCGGTCTGCGTCGCCGCATGCTCGGCCTACGCCGCGGCGATCTCCGTCGGCGTGGCGGGGGGCAGTCGGGGACAGATGCTGGCGGCAGCCAGGGACCACGCGGGGCAGGGTGCCGGGGCCGACGCCGTGCGGGAACGCCTGCGCCAGGGAGAGATCGCCCGGCCGTTGGACTATCAGCACCACCAGGGCTGGGTACTGACCGCGCTCCAGAATGCCGTTTACCAGCTCGCCGCTGGGCGCGGTGTCGAGGAGGCGGTGATCGACACGGTCATGCGGGGCGGCGATACCGATACGAATGGGGCCATCGCTGGTGCGCTTGTCGGCACTGCCGAGGGACGGGACGGCATCCCGGCGCGCTGGCGGCGTCTCGTCCTGACCTGCCGACCGCTGCGGGATACCGGTGCGCGCCAACCACGGCCGATGGAGTACTGGCCTGACGACCTGCTCGATCTCGCCGAGGCGCTGCTGACTGCCGCAGCAGACTCTCGGCGGTGA
- a CDS encoding recombinase family protein yields the protein MSEDIWPEWCDFVGFYWTLPMPALGFVDLPKDVEAAARVSQTIRYQRERVRRHVGECRSRLIDEIVYMEVRPDRGTEHVRSTVARALRACAGGKAQLLHVDFAYAAGWRQHPFLARLMQEAPVSCLGLTPDPMTIDGVEFDPVEHFRQHRDAASQGGDAATRRAALAATVLRIAEEAGEGPGRYRVIAEQLNAESVRTRNGRSWTADNVKQFLRATKIET from the coding sequence ATGAGCGAGGACATATGGCCGGAGTGGTGCGACTTCGTCGGCTTCTACTGGACCCTGCCGATGCCCGCGCTGGGGTTCGTCGACCTGCCTAAGGATGTCGAGGCCGCCGCGCGGGTCAGCCAAACGATCCGCTATCAGCGGGAGCGGGTCCGCCGCCATGTGGGGGAGTGCCGGAGCCGCCTTATCGACGAGATCGTGTACATGGAGGTCCGGCCCGACCGCGGGACGGAGCACGTGCGATCCACAGTGGCGCGGGCACTGCGCGCCTGCGCGGGCGGCAAGGCGCAGCTGCTGCACGTGGACTTCGCCTATGCGGCCGGCTGGCGCCAGCACCCGTTCCTGGCGCGGCTGATGCAGGAAGCTCCAGTGTCCTGCCTTGGCCTGACGCCTGACCCGATGACGATCGACGGAGTCGAGTTCGACCCTGTCGAACACTTCCGTCAACATCGCGACGCAGCTTCCCAAGGCGGGGACGCGGCGACACGCCGCGCGGCTCTCGCCGCAACAGTTCTCCGGATTGCGGAGGAAGCCGGCGAAGGACCGGGGCGCTACCGCGTAATCGCCGAGCAACTCAACGCCGAGAGTGTCCGGACCAGGAACGGCCGTTCCTGGACGGCCGACAACGTCAAGCAGTTCCTGCGCGCCACGAAGATCGAGACATGA